Proteins co-encoded in one Nitrospirota bacterium genomic window:
- a CDS encoding ABC transporter ATP-binding protein, producing MSEGILQAGIQTPDDNRATAPAVIFDRVSKIYQSGEIRVPALKTISLEIPRNRFSMILGPSGSGKTTLLNLVGGLDLPTEGSIRIFGQPIAELTDNQISEFRARNISFIFQSFNLIPVLSAYENVEYPLILLGLPKLERQRRTLKILESVGLDRHADHRPNQLSGGQRQRVAIARALVKGPGLVIADEPTANLDSKTGAAIIEIMHRVREEQGATFLFSTHDPQLISHAQEVFVVRDGELVERRSETK from the coding sequence TGCAAGCTGGAATTCAGACTCCCGATGACAACCGGGCCACCGCCCCGGCGGTGATTTTTGATCGCGTTTCCAAAATTTATCAATCCGGAGAGATTCGCGTGCCAGCCCTCAAGACCATTAGCCTTGAAATTCCTCGTAATCGGTTCTCAATGATCCTGGGCCCCTCCGGAAGCGGGAAGACAACGCTTCTAAATCTTGTAGGAGGCCTTGACCTCCCGACGGAAGGGAGCATTCGCATCTTCGGTCAACCGATCGCCGAGCTTACGGACAACCAGATTTCAGAGTTTCGCGCGCGGAACATTTCGTTTATCTTTCAAAGTTTTAACTTAATTCCGGTCCTGAGCGCCTACGAGAACGTGGAATACCCTTTAATCCTCCTGGGGCTGCCCAAGCTGGAACGTCAAAGAAGGACCCTGAAAATACTCGAATCCGTAGGATTAGATCGACATGCGGATCACCGTCCCAATCAGCTTAGCGGCGGACAGCGGCAACGCGTGGCCATTGCAAGGGCGTTGGTCAAGGGTCCCGGACTGGTGATTGCGGACGAACCCACAGCCAATCTCGATAGCAAGACCGGAGCCGCGATTATTGAGATCATGCATCGGGTTAGGGAAGAGCAGGGCGCGACGTTTCTTTTTTCAACCCATGATCCACAGCTGATCTCTCATGCCCAGGAAGTTTTCGTCGTTCGGGACGGGGAGCTTGTCGAGCGCAGATCGGAGACTAAATGA